CGGCTGGTGTTGGAGCAAGAGAGAGATCTACGATACCAAATTTAACCCCAAGGCGCTCGCTCGCCATCTGGCCCACGAGCTGGCCGATACGCGTGATCTTAAACGCCGTCTTTTTCACTGTCTCAGCCACTACGTCAAAACTCTCGCCACGCACCTTTTCAAGGGCTCTTTTTACTACGCCTGGACCAGAAACGCCCACATTTATCACCACATCAGCCTCACCCACGCCATGAAATGCACCAGCCATAAAAGGATTATCTTCGACTGCGTTTGCAAAAACGACAAGCTTAGCGCAGCCCATCTCTGAAGCTGCCGCCGTCTCTTTTATGATGCGTCCCATGTCACGCACAGCGCTCATATTTATGCCACTTTTTGTTGAGCCGACATTGACACTTGCACATACTTTTGAAGTCTGAGAAAGTGCTTGCGGGATAGAATTTATCAAAATTTCATCGCCCTTTTGATATCCCTTTTGAACTAAAGCTGAAAAACCACCTATAAAATCAATACCAACCTCAATAGCCGCTCTATCAAGCGTCTTTGCGATCATCACGTAGTCTTTTGCGTCCGTTGCGGCGCCGATTATCGAGATAGGCGTCACGCTCACTCTTTTATTGACGATTGGTATGCCTAGCTCAGCAGAAATTTCGTTGCCTACTTTGACTAGGTCTTTGGCTTTAGTGGTGATTTTTGCGTAAATTTTGTCGCAAGCTTTGTTGATGTCAGGATCGATGCAGTCAAGCAAACTAATGCCCATCGTGATCGTTCTGATGTCAAAATTTTGCTCTTCGATCATCGAGATCGTTTCGGTTACGTTTTTGATGTCCATTGTTTTTCCTTAGATTGTATGCATCGCATCAAAGATAGCGGAACTTTGGATATTTATCTTTACTTTTAGGCTCTCTCCAAGTTTATTAAGCTCTTCTCTTAGGACCGTAAAATCCTTATTTTCATTACTTGAAACCACCGCCATCATCGTAAAAAACTCATCTAAAATAGTCTGTGAGATATCATCTATATTTAGCCCTAGCTCACTAAGCTTTGCTGAGACGCCAGCAACGATGCCGACTCTATCTTTTCCGACTACAGTTACGATCGCTTTCATGTTTTCTCCTATTAAATTTTAAATGATTGCATTTTGACCCCAAAATTTAAGCCAAGCATCAAGCAAAGCTAAATTTTGGTAGCCAAATTCAAACTGGCAAATTTTAAAATTTGCTCTAAATTTTATCTTTTGTAAATTTACTTCGAGCAAGCACTCTTGCCGTCATTTACTGGCTGGATCGCTGAGTTATCAGCTCCGCCATCACTATTTATATTTTCTATCACTTCCCAAAGTCTAGCAGCCGCGCTCTCGTAACGTTTTGCAGTGACTGAGTTTGGCTCGTAAAAGCTAACTGGCTTGCCATTATCGCCGCCCACACGAACAGCTGGCTCGATAGGAATTTCAGCTAAAATTTGCGTATTGTAAGCTTTTGCTATCTCTTCAGTCGTGCCTTTACCAAAGATATCATACTCTTTGCCGTTATCTGGGCAGATAAAGCCACTCATGTTCTCTATGACACCAGCGATTGGGATGTGAAGCTTCTCAAACATATCAAGCGCACGTTTGCTATCATCAAGTGCTACTACTTGAGGCGTTGTGACGCAGACACCTGCCGTTACTGGCACGCTTTGAGCTAGAGTTAGCTGCGCGTCGCCCGTTCCTGGAGGCATGTCGAGAAATAATACATCAAGTTCGCTCCAAAGCACGTCTCTTAGCAGCTGCTCGATCGCTTTCATGATCATCGAACCACGCCAGATAAGGCTCATGCCCTCTTCCATCAAAACGCCCATACTCATCATCTCCACACCGTGGCTAAGTATCGGTTTTAGTTTGTTGCCAACGACTTGTGGCTGAGTATTTACTTCGCCAAGCATTCTTGGGATATTTGGTCCGTAGATGTCAGCGTCTAAAATTCCCACTTTTTTGCCTAGTTTTGCCATTGAGATGGCTAAATTTAGCGTTGTGGTTGATTTGCCAACGCCGCCTTTGCCTGAGCTTACCATTACGAAATTTTTAACTTGCGGCGCGATATTTTTGCCACTTTGAGTGTTACTTTTCTCCTCAGGTATCTTTGGCTGGATCAAATTTAACACATATTCATTTGAGCCCATGACACGTTTGATGTCCGTTTTTAGCTCATTTGCCACTTCTGGGCTTGAGCTAACGATCTCGACTTCGATTAAAATTTTATCGTCGATTTCTACGTTTTTTACAAAGCCAAAGCTAACTATATCCTTCTCAAATCCCGGATATATGACGCCTTTTAGTCTATTTAAGACCTCTTCTTTATTTAACATTTTTCTCCTTTTTCTAGATCTTTTGAAATTTTATATGCACAAAATTTTGGTCCGCACATCGAACAAAAATGAGCACTCTTAAACGCATCTTCTGGCAAGCTCTCATCATGCAGTTCTCTTGCTTTTTTTGGATCAAAGCTTAGCTCAAACTGCTTGTTCCAATCAAATGCGTATCTAGCGTCGCTCATCTCGTGATCTTTTTCGATCGCTCCCACCTTGCCAAGTGCGACGTCAGCGGCATGAGCTGCTATCTTATGAGCTACGATTCCCTCTCTTACGTCATTTTCATTCGGCAAACCAAGGTGTTCTTTTTGCGTCACATAGCAAAGCATGCTAGCGCCATGATATGCCGCCATCGTGCCACCAATCGCTGAAGTGATATGATCGTATCCTGCACCAATATCAGTAACAAGCGGCCCAAGCACGTAAAATGGGGCGTCATGACAAAGCTCTTGTTCGATTTTCATATTATACTCAATTTGATTTAATGGCACATGACCAGGGCCCTCGATCATCACTTGCACATCCTTCTGCCACGCACGAAGTGTTAGCTCTCCAAGCACTTTTAGCTCGCTAAGCTGTGCCTCATCTGTCGCGTCATAAAGGCAGCCTGGGCGCAGTCCGTCGCCAAGCGAGAGCGAGACGTCGTATTTAGCGCAAATTTCTAAAATTTGATCAAAAATTTCGTAAAATGGGTTTTGCCTATTTAGCTTTGACATGTAGCTAGCGCTCAAACTGCCACCGCGGCTAACTATGCCCATTTTACGCTTTTTAACAAGCGGCAAAAACTCACGTAAAAAGCCAGCATGTATCGTAAAGTAACTAACCCCTTGCTTTGCTTGCTTCTCAAGCACGCTTAAAATTAGCTCATTTGTGATATTTGTAACCTCTTTTGCCTCTTTTAAAATTTCATACATCGGCACAGTTCCAACTGGCACGCTTGAATGCTCTATGATCGCACTTCTAATAGCATCCAAATCGCCATCCGTGCTTAGATCCATAACCGTATCAGCGCCAAATTCTAAGCAAATTTCAAGCTTTCTAAGCTCCGCGCAAATGTCACTACTTAGGCTTGAGTTGCCGATATTAGCATTGACCTTTGTCTTTAGCTTTCTGCCTATGCCCATTGGTTTTAAATTTATGTGATTTACATTTGCTGGGATGATGATCCTGCCGTTTGCTACCTCATCCATAAGCAAATTTTCGCCTATCCCCTCGACCTTTGCCACATAGTTCATCTCCTTTGTGAGCTCACCACACCTAGCATAATACATCTGCGTCTTTTCTCTCATGAGTAGCCTTTTTAAATTTATAAAAAAACTAATTTTAGTCCTTTTTATATTTGAACTAACTAAATAAATCTAAATTTCTACTCTTTTTTAAAAAGATTTTTTCAAGTTTTAGAATGTATAATTCCGTAACAATCTTCAAAGGAGCTACCTTGCTTGATATCTCACTTATAATGCTAGGAGCAGGAAATTCCAGCCGTTTTGAGCTACCTGTAAAGAAGCAATGGCTTCGTATAGGCAGTGACCCACTTTGGCTATTTGCCACTAAAAATTTGAGTAACTTTTACACATTTAAAGAGATAATAGTCGTTAGTAAAGAGTGCAAATACATGTCTAAATTTGCTCCAAATTATAAATTTGTTGATGGCGGCGAGACAAGGCAAGATAG
The DNA window shown above is from Campylobacter concisus and carries:
- a CDS encoding PFL family protein, whose translation is MDIKNVTETISMIEEQNFDIRTITMGISLLDCIDPDINKACDKIYAKITTKAKDLVKVGNEISAELGIPIVNKRVSVTPISIIGAATDAKDYVMIAKTLDRAAIEVGIDFIGGFSALVQKGYQKGDEILINSIPQALSQTSKVCASVNVGSTKSGINMSAVRDMGRIIKETAAASEMGCAKLVVFANAVEDNPFMAGAFHGVGEADVVINVGVSGPGVVKRALEKVRGESFDVVAETVKKTAFKITRIGQLVGQMASERLGVKFGIVDLSLAPTPAVGDSVARVLEEMGLEAVGTHGTTAALALLNDAVKKGGVMACNQVGGLSGAFIPVSEDEGMIAAVRAGSLNLEKLEAMTAICSVGLDMIAIPADTPSESIAAMIADEAAIGVINQKTTAVRIIPLGREGDMIEFGGLLGRAPVMKINKASSADFIARGGQIPAPIHSFKN
- a CDS encoding ACT domain-containing protein, whose product is MKAIVTVVGKDRVGIVAGVSAKLSELGLNIDDISQTILDEFFTMMAVVSSNENKDFTVLREELNKLGESLKVKINIQSSAIFDAMHTI
- a CDS encoding Mrp/NBP35 family ATP-binding protein, with amino-acid sequence MLNKEEVLNRLKGVIYPGFEKDIVSFGFVKNVEIDDKILIEVEIVSSSPEVANELKTDIKRVMGSNEYVLNLIQPKIPEEKSNTQSGKNIAPQVKNFVMVSSGKGGVGKSTTTLNLAISMAKLGKKVGILDADIYGPNIPRMLGEVNTQPQVVGNKLKPILSHGVEMMSMGVLMEEGMSLIWRGSMIMKAIEQLLRDVLWSELDVLFLDMPPGTGDAQLTLAQSVPVTAGVCVTTPQVVALDDSKRALDMFEKLHIPIAGVIENMSGFICPDNGKEYDIFGKGTTEEIAKAYNTQILAEIPIEPAVRVGGDNGKPVSFYEPNSVTAKRYESAAARLWEVIENINSDGGADNSAIQPVNDGKSACSK
- the thiC gene encoding phosphomethylpyrimidine synthase ThiC, whose product is MREKTQMYYARCGELTKEMNYVAKVEGIGENLLMDEVANGRIIIPANVNHINLKPMGIGRKLKTKVNANIGNSSLSSDICAELRKLEICLEFGADTVMDLSTDGDLDAIRSAIIEHSSVPVGTVPMYEILKEAKEVTNITNELILSVLEKQAKQGVSYFTIHAGFLREFLPLVKKRKMGIVSRGGSLSASYMSKLNRQNPFYEIFDQILEICAKYDVSLSLGDGLRPGCLYDATDEAQLSELKVLGELTLRAWQKDVQVMIEGPGHVPLNQIEYNMKIEQELCHDAPFYVLGPLVTDIGAGYDHITSAIGGTMAAYHGASMLCYVTQKEHLGLPNENDVREGIVAHKIAAHAADVALGKVGAIEKDHEMSDARYAFDWNKQFELSFDPKKARELHDESLPEDAFKSAHFCSMCGPKFCAYKISKDLEKGEKC